A stretch of the Paramormyrops kingsleyae isolate MSU_618 chromosome 16, PKINGS_0.4, whole genome shotgun sequence genome encodes the following:
- the trim13 gene encoding tripartite motif-containing 13 isoform X3: MELLEEDLTCAICCCLYEDPRVLPCSHSFCKKCLEGILEGNRGPLWRPPFKCPTCRKETPHNGVNSLQVNYSLRGIVEKYNKIKIMPKMSLCRAHHGQPLNIFCATDCKLICGFCATTGDHKGHKFSALQEAYEQERVAFEELFRSFESWHSTDILSCLDSLETNKKKSLQAVSRDADRVTEYFDKLVKILEQKKNEILSDFETLKLMVMQAYDPEINRLRAVLEEQKRALNIAEAFREAPDPLYFLQQMQEFREKLKVIQETSVPSRTCMDVGPPLKTFDLKTWDSVRLKDVDKLAAPHENKARRVSATGCCRVLWALLMAACLFLCALFFLASLDLSCMSSVSHPYLPAANDLASYVTQRCSEAAAVFLVLFELLQKLAFDFLDMTVDFMCYYKLL, from the coding sequence ATGGAGCTTCTTGAAGAAGATCTTACATGCGCGATCTGCTGCTGTCTGTATGAAGACCCCCGAGTCCTTCCTTGTTCCCACAGCTTCTGCAAGAAATGTTTGGAGGGTATCTTGGAGGGCAATAGGGGGCCCTTGTGGAGACCACCCTTTAAATGCCCCACTTGCCGAAAAGAAACCCCCCACAACGGTGTGAACAGTTTGCAAGTGAACTACTCCCTTCGCGGGATAGTGGAGAAGTACAATAAGATCAAGATCATGCCGAAGATGTCCCTTTGCAGGGCGCATCACGGACAGCCGCTGAATATATTCTGTGCGACAGACTGTAAACTTATTTGTGGGTTTTGCGCAACAACTGGGGATCACAAAGGGCATAAATTTAGTGCTTTACAGGAGGCGTATGAACAAGAGCGTGTGGCGTTTGAAGAGCTTTTCCGGAGTTTTGAAAGTTGGCACAGCACCGACATCCTGTCCTGTTTGGACTCTTTGGAAACGAATAAAAAGAAGTCTCTGCAGGCGGTGTCCAGAGACGCCGACAGGGTGACGGAGTACTTCGACAAGCTGGTCAAAATcctggagcaaaagaaaaacgAAATACTCTCGGATTTCGAGACGTTGAAGCTAATGGTGATGCAGGCATACGACCCGGAGATCAACAGACTGCGAGCGGTGCTGGAGGAGCAGAAGCGCGCGCTCAACATTGCCGAGGCTTTCAGGGAGGCGCCCGACCCGCTGTACTTTCTCCAGCAGATGCAGGAATTTAGGGAGAAGCTAAAGGTCATTCAGGAAACCTCTGTACCCTCTCGGACATGCATGGATGTGGGCCCTCCTTTGAAAACTTTCGACCTGAAGACCTGGGACTCCGTGAGGCTCAAAGATGTGGACAAACTGGCTGCTCCTCATGAGAATAAGGCACGACGTGTCTCAGCTACTGGCTGTTGCAGGGTGCTGTGGGCTCTCCTCATGGCTGCATGCCTTTTTCTTTGTGCACTTTTCTTTTTAGCGTCCCTAGACCTGTCCTGCATGAGTTCCGTGAGTCATCCGTACTTACCTGCTGCAAATGACCTGGCCAGTTACGTGACCCAACGCTGCAGCGAAGCAGCCGCCGTATTTTTGGTTCTGTTTGAATTGCTGCAAAAACTTGCATTTGATTTCTTGGATATGACAGTGGATTTTATGTGTTATTATAAATTACTTTAG
- the trim13 gene encoding tripartite motif-containing 13 isoform X2: protein MIAFCCDWGRREPMELLEEDLTCAICCCLYEDPRVLPCSHSFCKKCLEGILEGNRGPLWRPPFKCPTCRKETPHNGVNSLQVNYSLRGIVEKYNKIKIMPKMSLCRAHHGQPLNIFCATDCKLICGFCATTGDHKGHKFSALQEAYEQERVAFEELFRSFESWHSTDILSCLDSLETNKKKSLQAVSRDADRVTEYFDKLVKILEQKKNEILSDFETLKLMVMQAYDPEINRLRAVLEEQKRALNIAEAFREAPDPLYFLQQMQEFREKLKVIQETSVPSRTCMDVGPPLKTFDLKTWDSVRLKDVDKLAAPHENKARRVSATGCCRVLWALLMAACLFLCALFFLASLDLSCMSSVSHPYLPAANDLASYVTQRCSEAAAVFLVLFELLQKLAFDFLDMTVDFMCYYKLL from the exons ATGATCGCTTTCTGCTGTGACTGGGGACGGCGGGAAC CAATGGAGCTTCTTGAAGAAGATCTTACATGCGCGATCTGCTGCTGTCTGTATGAAGACCCCCGAGTCCTTCCTTGTTCCCACAGCTTCTGCAAGAAATGTTTGGAGGGTATCTTGGAGGGCAATAGGGGGCCCTTGTGGAGACCACCCTTTAAATGCCCCACTTGCCGAAAAGAAACCCCCCACAACGGTGTGAACAGTTTGCAAGTGAACTACTCCCTTCGCGGGATAGTGGAGAAGTACAATAAGATCAAGATCATGCCGAAGATGTCCCTTTGCAGGGCGCATCACGGACAGCCGCTGAATATATTCTGTGCGACAGACTGTAAACTTATTTGTGGGTTTTGCGCAACAACTGGGGATCACAAAGGGCATAAATTTAGTGCTTTACAGGAGGCGTATGAACAAGAGCGTGTGGCGTTTGAAGAGCTTTTCCGGAGTTTTGAAAGTTGGCACAGCACCGACATCCTGTCCTGTTTGGACTCTTTGGAAACGAATAAAAAGAAGTCTCTGCAGGCGGTGTCCAGAGACGCCGACAGGGTGACGGAGTACTTCGACAAGCTGGTCAAAATcctggagcaaaagaaaaacgAAATACTCTCGGATTTCGAGACGTTGAAGCTAATGGTGATGCAGGCATACGACCCGGAGATCAACAGACTGCGAGCGGTGCTGGAGGAGCAGAAGCGCGCGCTCAACATTGCCGAGGCTTTCAGGGAGGCGCCCGACCCGCTGTACTTTCTCCAGCAGATGCAGGAATTTAGGGAGAAGCTAAAGGTCATTCAGGAAACCTCTGTACCCTCTCGGACATGCATGGATGTGGGCCCTCCTTTGAAAACTTTCGACCTGAAGACCTGGGACTCCGTGAGGCTCAAAGATGTGGACAAACTGGCTGCTCCTCATGAGAATAAGGCACGACGTGTCTCAGCTACTGGCTGTTGCAGGGTGCTGTGGGCTCTCCTCATGGCTGCATGCCTTTTTCTTTGTGCACTTTTCTTTTTAGCGTCCCTAGACCTGTCCTGCATGAGTTCCGTGAGTCATCCGTACTTACCTGCTGCAAATGACCTGGCCAGTTACGTGACCCAACGCTGCAGCGAAGCAGCCGCCGTATTTTTGGTTCTGTTTGAATTGCTGCAAAAACTTGCATTTGATTTCTTGGATATGACAGTGGATTTTATGTGTTATTATAAATTACTTTAG
- the trim13 gene encoding tripartite motif-containing 13 isoform X1, giving the protein MPRPTHSFTAALKRLIFAAKGQSLQAMELLEEDLTCAICCCLYEDPRVLPCSHSFCKKCLEGILEGNRGPLWRPPFKCPTCRKETPHNGVNSLQVNYSLRGIVEKYNKIKIMPKMSLCRAHHGQPLNIFCATDCKLICGFCATTGDHKGHKFSALQEAYEQERVAFEELFRSFESWHSTDILSCLDSLETNKKKSLQAVSRDADRVTEYFDKLVKILEQKKNEILSDFETLKLMVMQAYDPEINRLRAVLEEQKRALNIAEAFREAPDPLYFLQQMQEFREKLKVIQETSVPSRTCMDVGPPLKTFDLKTWDSVRLKDVDKLAAPHENKARRVSATGCCRVLWALLMAACLFLCALFFLASLDLSCMSSVSHPYLPAANDLASYVTQRCSEAAAVFLVLFELLQKLAFDFLDMTVDFMCYYKLL; this is encoded by the exons ATGCCGCGTCCAACACACAGCTTCACTGCGGCCCTGAAGCGGTTAATATTCGCTGCGAAAGGTCAAAGTCTGCAGG CAATGGAGCTTCTTGAAGAAGATCTTACATGCGCGATCTGCTGCTGTCTGTATGAAGACCCCCGAGTCCTTCCTTGTTCCCACAGCTTCTGCAAGAAATGTTTGGAGGGTATCTTGGAGGGCAATAGGGGGCCCTTGTGGAGACCACCCTTTAAATGCCCCACTTGCCGAAAAGAAACCCCCCACAACGGTGTGAACAGTTTGCAAGTGAACTACTCCCTTCGCGGGATAGTGGAGAAGTACAATAAGATCAAGATCATGCCGAAGATGTCCCTTTGCAGGGCGCATCACGGACAGCCGCTGAATATATTCTGTGCGACAGACTGTAAACTTATTTGTGGGTTTTGCGCAACAACTGGGGATCACAAAGGGCATAAATTTAGTGCTTTACAGGAGGCGTATGAACAAGAGCGTGTGGCGTTTGAAGAGCTTTTCCGGAGTTTTGAAAGTTGGCACAGCACCGACATCCTGTCCTGTTTGGACTCTTTGGAAACGAATAAAAAGAAGTCTCTGCAGGCGGTGTCCAGAGACGCCGACAGGGTGACGGAGTACTTCGACAAGCTGGTCAAAATcctggagcaaaagaaaaacgAAATACTCTCGGATTTCGAGACGTTGAAGCTAATGGTGATGCAGGCATACGACCCGGAGATCAACAGACTGCGAGCGGTGCTGGAGGAGCAGAAGCGCGCGCTCAACATTGCCGAGGCTTTCAGGGAGGCGCCCGACCCGCTGTACTTTCTCCAGCAGATGCAGGAATTTAGGGAGAAGCTAAAGGTCATTCAGGAAACCTCTGTACCCTCTCGGACATGCATGGATGTGGGCCCTCCTTTGAAAACTTTCGACCTGAAGACCTGGGACTCCGTGAGGCTCAAAGATGTGGACAAACTGGCTGCTCCTCATGAGAATAAGGCACGACGTGTCTCAGCTACTGGCTGTTGCAGGGTGCTGTGGGCTCTCCTCATGGCTGCATGCCTTTTTCTTTGTGCACTTTTCTTTTTAGCGTCCCTAGACCTGTCCTGCATGAGTTCCGTGAGTCATCCGTACTTACCTGCTGCAAATGACCTGGCCAGTTACGTGACCCAACGCTGCAGCGAAGCAGCCGCCGTATTTTTGGTTCTGTTTGAATTGCTGCAAAAACTTGCATTTGATTTCTTGGATATGACAGTGGATTTTATGTGTTATTATAAATTACTTTAG
- the LOC111843650 gene encoding SPRY domain-containing protein 7-like isoform X2: protein MPPSGYGGALPRTRLSQDSAGKPLRSAVPVPLLAVLFVTCQMASVVSCILGCCADRRPGHVPLHEMPAVQLDTQHMGSDVVVIKSGRRICGTGGCLSNAPLHQNKSYFEIKIHSMGLWGVGLATPIANLNQIPMGLDAHSLVLRNDGSVYHNNEEKNRLPANSLPQEGDVVGITYDHVDLNLYLNGKNMHCPASGIHGTVFPVVYVDDSAILDCHFSDFNHAPPHGFDKIMFEKQIF, encoded by the exons ATGCCACCGTCTGGCTATG GGGGCGCCCTCCCCCGGACTCGCCTTTCCCAGGACTCCGCCGGGAAGCCGCTGCGCTCCGCCGTGCCGGTCCCGCTTCTGGCTGTCTTGTTTGTCACCTGTCAAATGGCCTCGGTTGTTTCCTGCATTTTGGGCTGCTGTGCAGACAGGAGGCCTGGTCATGTACCTCTTCATGAAATGCCTGCAGTTCAGTTAGACACACAGCATATGG GTTCAGATGTGGTTGTGATTAAGAGTGGTAGACGGATATGTGGTACGGGTGGCTGCCTTTCCAATGCTCCACTACATCAGAACAAGAGCTACTTTGAGATCAAGATTCATTCCATGG GATTGTGGGGTGTAGGTCTGGCTACTCCAATAGCTAACCTCAATCAGATCCCTATGGGACTGGATGCCCACAGCCTAGTCCTCAGAAATGACGGTTCAGTGTACCATAATAATGAGGAGAAGAATCGGTTACCAGCCAACAGCTTACCACAAGAGGGTGATGTTGTG GGCATAACATATGACCATGTTGATCTGAATTTGTATTTGAATGGAAAGAACATGCACTGTCCAGCCTCAGGAATCCATGGAACAGTTTTCCCTGTTGTATATG TGGATGACAGCGCCATCTTAGACTGCCACTTCAGTGATTTCAACCATGCACCACCCCATGGTTTTGACAAAATAATGTTTGAGAAGCAGATCTTCTGA
- the LOC111843650 gene encoding SPRY domain-containing protein 7-like isoform X3, with the protein MARGALPRTRLSQDSAGKPLRSAVPVPLLAVLFVTCQMASVVSCILGCCADRRPGHVPLHEMPAVQLDTQHMGSDVVVIKSGRRICGTGGCLSNAPLHQNKSYFEIKIHSMGLWGVGLATPIANLNQIPMGLDAHSLVLRNDGSVYHNNEEKNRLPANSLPQEGDVVGITYDHVDLNLYLNGKNMHCPASGIHGTVFPVVYVDDSAILDCHFSDFNHAPPHGFDKIMFEKQIF; encoded by the exons ATGGCAA GGGGCGCCCTCCCCCGGACTCGCCTTTCCCAGGACTCCGCCGGGAAGCCGCTGCGCTCCGCCGTGCCGGTCCCGCTTCTGGCTGTCTTGTTTGTCACCTGTCAAATGGCCTCGGTTGTTTCCTGCATTTTGGGCTGCTGTGCAGACAGGAGGCCTGGTCATGTACCTCTTCATGAAATGCCTGCAGTTCAGTTAGACACACAGCATATGG GTTCAGATGTGGTTGTGATTAAGAGTGGTAGACGGATATGTGGTACGGGTGGCTGCCTTTCCAATGCTCCACTACATCAGAACAAGAGCTACTTTGAGATCAAGATTCATTCCATGG GATTGTGGGGTGTAGGTCTGGCTACTCCAATAGCTAACCTCAATCAGATCCCTATGGGACTGGATGCCCACAGCCTAGTCCTCAGAAATGACGGTTCAGTGTACCATAATAATGAGGAGAAGAATCGGTTACCAGCCAACAGCTTACCACAAGAGGGTGATGTTGTG GGCATAACATATGACCATGTTGATCTGAATTTGTATTTGAATGGAAAGAACATGCACTGTCCAGCCTCAGGAATCCATGGAACAGTTTTCCCTGTTGTATATG TGGATGACAGCGCCATCTTAGACTGCCACTTCAGTGATTTCAACCATGCACCACCCCATGGTTTTGACAAAATAATGTTTGAGAAGCAGATCTTCTGA
- the LOC111843650 gene encoding SPRY domain-containing protein 7-like isoform X4: MLNIKHNTLYLSVTAAKPLVSRTLGGALPRTRLSQDSAGKPLRSAVPVPLLAVLFVTCQMASVVSCILGCCADRRPGHVPLHEMPAVQLDTQHMGSDVVVIKSGRRICGTGGCLSNAPLHQNKSYFEIKIHSMGLWGVGLATPIANLNQIPMGLDAHSLVLRNDGSVYHNNEEKNRLPANSLPQEGDVVWMTAPS; this comes from the exons AtgttaaacattaaacataacacCTTGTACCTGTCAGTTACGGCCGCGAAGCCTCTTGTTTCTCGTACCTTAGGGGGCGCCCTCCCCCGGACTCGCCTTTCCCAGGACTCCGCCGGGAAGCCGCTGCGCTCCGCCGTGCCGGTCCCGCTTCTGGCTGTCTTGTTTGTCACCTGTCAAATGGCCTCGGTTGTTTCCTGCATTTTGGGCTGCTGTGCAGACAGGAGGCCTGGTCATGTACCTCTTCATGAAATGCCTGCAGTTCAGTTAGACACACAGCATATGG GTTCAGATGTGGTTGTGATTAAGAGTGGTAGACGGATATGTGGTACGGGTGGCTGCCTTTCCAATGCTCCACTACATCAGAACAAGAGCTACTTTGAGATCAAGATTCATTCCATGG GATTGTGGGGTGTAGGTCTGGCTACTCCAATAGCTAACCTCAATCAGATCCCTATGGGACTGGATGCCCACAGCCTAGTCCTCAGAAATGACGGTTCAGTGTACCATAATAATGAGGAGAAGAATCGGTTACCAGCCAACAGCTTACCACAAGAGGGTGATGTTGTG TGGATGACAGCGCCATCTTAG
- the LOC111843650 gene encoding SPRY domain-containing protein 7-like isoform X1, which produces MLNIKHNTLYLSVTAAKPLVSRTLGGALPRTRLSQDSAGKPLRSAVPVPLLAVLFVTCQMASVVSCILGCCADRRPGHVPLHEMPAVQLDTQHMGSDVVVIKSGRRICGTGGCLSNAPLHQNKSYFEIKIHSMGLWGVGLATPIANLNQIPMGLDAHSLVLRNDGSVYHNNEEKNRLPANSLPQEGDVVGITYDHVDLNLYLNGKNMHCPASGIHGTVFPVVYVDDSAILDCHFSDFNHAPPHGFDKIMFEKQIF; this is translated from the exons AtgttaaacattaaacataacacCTTGTACCTGTCAGTTACGGCCGCGAAGCCTCTTGTTTCTCGTACCTTAGGGGGCGCCCTCCCCCGGACTCGCCTTTCCCAGGACTCCGCCGGGAAGCCGCTGCGCTCCGCCGTGCCGGTCCCGCTTCTGGCTGTCTTGTTTGTCACCTGTCAAATGGCCTCGGTTGTTTCCTGCATTTTGGGCTGCTGTGCAGACAGGAGGCCTGGTCATGTACCTCTTCATGAAATGCCTGCAGTTCAGTTAGACACACAGCATATGG GTTCAGATGTGGTTGTGATTAAGAGTGGTAGACGGATATGTGGTACGGGTGGCTGCCTTTCCAATGCTCCACTACATCAGAACAAGAGCTACTTTGAGATCAAGATTCATTCCATGG GATTGTGGGGTGTAGGTCTGGCTACTCCAATAGCTAACCTCAATCAGATCCCTATGGGACTGGATGCCCACAGCCTAGTCCTCAGAAATGACGGTTCAGTGTACCATAATAATGAGGAGAAGAATCGGTTACCAGCCAACAGCTTACCACAAGAGGGTGATGTTGTG GGCATAACATATGACCATGTTGATCTGAATTTGTATTTGAATGGAAAGAACATGCACTGTCCAGCCTCAGGAATCCATGGAACAGTTTTCCCTGTTGTATATG TGGATGACAGCGCCATCTTAGACTGCCACTTCAGTGATTTCAACCATGCACCACCCCATGGTTTTGACAAAATAATGTTTGAGAAGCAGATCTTCTGA